In Plectropomus leopardus isolate mb chromosome 17, YSFRI_Pleo_2.0, whole genome shotgun sequence, the DNA window TTAACTGAACTTTAATAACATTATTCTACTACATAACTTAGCTTTATGCTTACCTGCAACTGAATAAGAAACAgatgatttataaaaaaaatctgcatttaatttggttaaaaatgtcttaaacagcattaaatgtAACTGCCTGATGCATgaagattattattaatattattatcatcatgatGTTGCTTTGAAGAGTATTGAGCTGATTCTGGACAGCGAAACATGGGATTTCCAAATCCAGATCACTTTAATCCAGATTAAATTTTGCTCCAGTGTGTGGTCTTGTTATGAAGTAACAGCTGAACAtgtccttgttttatttttttattttattattcatttgttttcagcttGGTAAAGAGAGCCCGGAGCTGCTGGTGGCGCACGCCTACACTCGATATCTCGGCGACCTGTCGGGAGGTCAAGTTTTGGGAAAAATCACCCAGAAGTCTCTGGGGCTGAGCAGCAAAGACGGGCTGTCGTTCTTCTCCTTCCCCGGCGTGAGCAGCCCGAATCGCTTCAAGCAGCTTTACCGGAGCCGCATGAACAGCATCGAGCTGACGGCGCAGCAGAGAGCGGCGCTGCTGCAGGAGGCCGTCGACGCCTTCGAGTCCAACATCCAGGTGAGAGCAGAGATTAACGTCGCCGACCGAAAATAACACCCAGAATTTCTTCAAGTCACACTGAAACCACTGAAAGAGGAAGTGAGTGTTTGAAAATGCTGAGCGGTTTCGTCTTTTCCTGCAGGTTTTCGATGACTTGCAGAAAATGTTGAGTGTCACAACAGAAACTGCAGACCAATCAGAGCGCAGCGTCGTCAAAAACACGCTGTTCCCGTCTTCACCCATCATGCAGTTCACcgtgggagtgtgtgtggctCTGACCACCATCGGGATGGGAATCTACGCCATGTCGACCTCGACAGCACTTTAAACGCACAAACTGCACTTTACTGACAAACGAAATTTAATTTCATCTCgaaaataatcaaatcacaTCTGAAACTGGGATTATTTTACTACGTATTTGTATGAACTTTAtagaaaatgtaactttttaatgatttttgttgaataaaataatcagaattGACACTATTATGACTTCAAatacttttattacttttaattttacacatCATGAATACACTTaatatttttgagacatttttcattttttaggatACATCTATCTGGCCTTCGCCGCCATAAAATCCAAACTGAACAGTTTCCACCAGGACTGAGATCAGCAATGATTCTCAGATGCAGAGCAGCAAAAACAGGCAGACTTAaactatttacattttcatgaacaTGATAATTAACAGGTATGAGTGCAGTTTGCTCTATTTGACTCTGTAGAGGACTTTCCTCTGCATGCGGTGCTGCAGCTCGCCCCTCCTCAGCATCAGGTGGAGGACTTTGTAGATGGCGTGCTCCGGATATTTCTGTAAGATAAGACGACGATACTTTATTTTCACAGGAATTTGTCTCACATCTGCAAGCTCTCAACAATCAACAATCGcacaaaagacaataaaaacacatctgtaAGTCTGTAAAGTGgaacaaacaggaaaatacaAAGAGAACGCTCTCAGAACTAAAATTAATATCGTCTCAccattaaaatattgttatacttgtgtatgaatatatatagctgtttattttccttttttaaataatataaggctttctgaaatgtattttgttaaCTTGTTTGATATGCTgaacttattttttgtttttcaaagtagtTTTCTGTACATGTGTGTAAGATATTCTACTTTCACACCGAAACCCAAATTAAAATAGacggaaaaacacaaattacagtTAATATTGTCTCTGTTAGGTCTTCATTTTCTATAAGCTGCTTTTAGGTTGTACAAATAACTCCGCCTTGGCTCGCAGGGTGAAACTTCAGTAAACATCGCCACCGAGGACGCCTGTAAACAAACGAGCTGCGTTTTCTCTGAAGAAAAAGCACTAAAACGTCTGTggttttcaaactttttcaaTGAgcccttctctcttttttttttgttttttaatgtataattttcAGTGTCAtctctctaaattcagactTTTTGCAGAcccatgaatgcagcacaggtgaAGGCTTCacggggttttttttgtccgaAATAGCAGTATGTGGAGTTTGAGTCGCGGTCGGAAAATCGACCTGCTGATTCAGTCAGAGCGCGCGGTGCAGTGTAAAACCGAACATTCGTTTATTCGGCGCTCCGAATAAACGTCCAGCTCCGGGAACAGAGAGCGAAATGAGCGCGTGGGGGGACGCGTCTCTCTGGTCTCCTCAGACCGACCTGTTTGGTGAAGTCCTGGACGATGCTGTGCTCCGACACCTGGGAGCCGATAGCAAAACGTCTCTTCAGCTGCTTCTCGACCCGAGAGATCATCTCCTGGTCCTCCTGAGAGGTGAAGCCCTCGACTCCTGCGGACCAAATGTGGTCAGAAAGACgttagaaaacataaaaacttaaaGCTTAACTGTGTTAAACATGATGTCACCCCACAGCCCTGTTCACGAGCTCACTGGCCCTCATCGAAACCGTTTTACATACAACTGAATCAGcgtttaacccttcgaaacctgggCAGAGTGGCTTTatttctgccaaaaacacccaaacaaaaatgactgaaaaatcagcaagaaattggtaaaaagttacaagaaaattacctagaattggcacaaaaaagaataaaggtttaagacaaaaaataagaaatgacctgaaaaaagtgctaaaatatatgtatatatatttttttaagtttattattattatttgaatttatttttatttttattacccAATTTTAAGtatagaattataataataaaaatataaattttctttatatttttccttaaatatttaatattctttctttttataaagacaatcttcagatcattttattgttactttttcctatttttttggaaatttgcaGGACATCTCGTGCCAAGTTACTGAttgcttttttctcatgtttttgaaagaaattgaccCTCTTTGCTCACATTCAGAGGCTACAGTGCTGCGTCGTCTCTCAGCGGAGCCTGGCTCAGTTAAAACTTTCAGAtctttacatatttgttttttgtcttaacTCTCTGTGTACTTTTACAGCCAGACGTTTGCATGCTCATGTGACAAAATAAACCCGTCACGGCCTCACAAACACCGCGCGGCACACAGACCTGAGAGGCTGCCGGACAGCGCGGCGTCCAGCGTGGACACCTGGAAGAGTCTGAGAGCCTcgtccacctcctcctctccggcGACGGCCTGCAGCTTCATCTTCGCCAGCGACTCTGCGATTCGCACCACCGCCTCCAGCTGCTGCGGGAGCACAAACAGAAACCGTCATTTCAGAGCTCTGAGGGGTCAGAAgctggggtcaaaggtcacgtgTTCATCACAGACGTGGAAAAATGAAGGTATGGACGTGCCTGACGGTGATGGGGATGGAGGGCCGTTtgtcgctctctctctcgtgcTCTCTGGCGCCGCTCCTCATCAGCACGTATCTGTTTTTCAGCTTCTCTGCAGCCGCAGCAGAGAGACGAGGGCCGCACTTCCTgcaggaaacattcacacccAATCACGTTAACCGGACCAGAATCAGTGCACACGGTCGCTTTATCAAGGAAACTCAATATACTCAGTACATATGTAggcatgtttacatgtgtaCATGCAGTAATACTAGTTCAAATGTTTAgttatttaaattgaaataatcAAATTCCCCTTTGTAATCACATAATTCaatttatagatttattattatatatttatgtatattttaatttgtaacattATCACTATTGTAAGTTTtctcaattattttttgtttaattaattaaataaaataaaaactaaaataaatgtatatattaatattaaattcattttaactATTGTCACTATTACCAGCAGATTATATTTTTGATATGataaatgtttgttattattattatttaaaaataactattactttattatttattattattttcatattttcttttttttttttaatgatttttgttcaaaaagaaaaaaatagacaggACTCACACTCTGGAATAGGCGATGTACTTCTTGAAGGTGGCGAGCGGGATCTCGCCCTCGACTCCCTCCGTTTGCGTCTGAGCGCTCAGGTGAACGTTCATCACGTGACGGGCCAgcgtctacacacacacacacacacacacacacacacacacacacacacacacacacacacacacacacacacacacacacacacactcaatatTAATGCTCACGCtgatttcaaagttttaaaaaatcagaactgtccctttaaagcagCCGCGTCTCACCATGTCTCTCTGCTGGTCGTGCTGATCTTTGATGATGAAGATCATGTCAAAGCGGGACAGGATGGTGGGCATGAAGTCGATGTTGTCCTCGCCCTTCGTGTCGTCCCAGCGGCCGAACACGGAGTTGGCGGCGGCCAGCACGGAGCAGCGAGAGTTGAGCGTGGTGGTGATGCCGGCCTGAGGACGAGACGGATTCAGTTTGTCCTGTCAACAACTCTGTTTGAATTTTCCGAATATTTAGGAAAAGGAGCTTCAGCGCTTCCTTCATAACAGACATATGTGAAGCATCCTTTACCAAAGGAAAGGAGCTAATTCTGTCCCACAATTCCTtgcaacagcaacatttaattGGCCGCTATTTGAGGAATCAGCCATTTTATTACGTTAAGAAATCCACCGTCTGCATGAGCCCAAAAAACTCGAAAACACGTGAACGTGAAGCCGTTTACTGAGCTGAGTGCTGCTGCTTCAGCTTTTCAGAAACACGGGCTTAAATCAGACGATAAACTCTCCAAAATATCGATTTGTTATCGCCtcttatgttatattttatctGTACGtctacaattacaaaaaaaatgaataattaaactATTCGGTGgataaaaacccaaaaagttAGAAAGTGCTTTTAGTAATCCATCATCTGAACACTGTAGTTCGATCACAGCAGACCAAAATCAATAACCTCATGAACTCTCCGTCGCGTCTTTCGTTGACCTTGTGACGTTTTCCGTCAGTGTTTCGGAAAAGTGTTTAGACTTTTTGACCGTGGCCTGTGTTTAACGCAGAGATCGAGCGGCGAATACCTTGGCGATGGAGATGGTCTGCTGCTCCATGGCTTCGTGGATCGCCACTCTGTCGTCTTCTCTCATCTGAACGACAGAaagcagttttttctttaatcctgCGACACGAAGTTAAACGTCAAACATCCCGCTGCTCACGATCGTTTTCTCACCTTGTCAAACTCATCGATGCACACGACTCCGCCGTCGGCCAGCACCATGGCTCCGCCCTCCATGATGAAGCCGCGGGTGTTGGGGTCCCTGAGCACGGAGGCGGTCAGACCGGCGGCGCTGCTGCCTTTACCCGACGTATAAAAACCTGGAGACACACGAAGACTCTGCGTCAGACGCTGCATTTACGCCTGCGGAGCGGCTTTTATTCAGCAGAGCGGATAAATACCCCGATCGGCGAGCACCTCTCCACAAACTTGAGCAGCTGAGACTTGGCGGTTCCGGGATCTCCCCAGCATCAGCAGGTTGATGTCGCCTCGACGCGTCAGACCGTCAGGCAGCCTGGAGGGACGAGGACGCAAACTTTACTCAACACGTGAGGAGgaaacagacttttttaaaaaaatcattttatgtttttgctcgCTCGTATCGGCCTTTTAACTGTACTTTATTGATCATacgtgtttttatttcttgataCCGTGATTCTGAATCTCACCTGCACATTCGGCttctattttttggttttttaactGTGCAGGATAAAGAAAAATACGGCAGCCTCACCTCTTCCTGGAGCCTCCGAACAGCAGACAGGTGATGGCCTTCTTCAGGTCGTCGCTGCCGTAGATGGACGGAGCGACGGAGCGAGCCAGAGACGCGTAGACGTTGGGAGTGGCGGCGAGCGCTCTgagctcctcctcttcctgtggAGACACGGACCCGGTAGCTCCACGAcctgcaagacaaaaaaaaaaggcgtttTTCTTCTTCGTCCCTCACACCGAGCACGGAAAACTCCGTCCTGACCCGTAcactgaattttgaaaaaatattgttttttgaataaattTGAATAAAGCGATTTGTCGGATTGAATCTAAAAAATCTACTAATAACTTTTCAGAGCAGCTCGGGTTTAGATGCAGAGATTCGTGTTTACCGGCGCCTTCTGTGTCCATCTGGATGCCGACCACGCGCAGGTAAGATGCTCGGATTCCCACGCCGGCGCTCTTCTCTTTGCCTTTGGCCTTCGCAGCCGCCATCTTCTTGATGGAGTAGATTCCCATGATGGTCACTCTGTTTCCGGGGACCACGCGGTCACACAGGTACCTGAGAGCAGGGAGAGTGAGCTTCATATTTCTGATTATGTGAGAAAACTAAcagatttaaacctttgaaaccttcaGTGACGTCACGATTCtcctgctgctttcagtatttaaacctctgaccTTCAAGCAAACTGGTTTCTTTATAAAATATTGGGAAAAAGTCCATAAACAACTTGTACAAGCACCCAATgttcaataaaagaaaaaaaatctcaaaattatataaaaataaaactagatttgaaagatttattttataaaaggagaaaaatatatattaaaaaaatctgtgggaaatatatatttataattaccataattataaattatgttatagaataattacaattatttaaagCACCTTTTCATTCTCTTTGTTAGacccttttcctttcttttatttatttttactaattttcaggtaattttcttgctgcatttcttgttcttattttgacagaattataataattttaaagcacttttttcatgccatttttgctgatttcttttatttattactacatttctgatgattttcttattacatttcttgattttcgtgttacagaattgttacaattctaagcactttttccaggttttttctttaatttaatttttaactttttctaaaGTTTTTCCTCACCGGTCGCAGTAGAGCTGCAGGTGACGGGGCATCTCTCCATGAGGCACGGCGTCTGGAGACTCCTGCAGGCGGAGAGTCTGGAAGTCGACACAGACGCAGCGGTCCGGGATGATGAAGTACGGGTCCACGGGACACTTCACTCTGCCGGGATTGTCactgagaaaagagaaaagttgTTGGAAAATATCTGCATCTGAAGGTTTGAAATGTTTCCACACGTCGGTCGCCTCCCCGCGTCTCTGATGCAGGTGCGGACACTCACCTGCTGCACTTGCGCGGCAGCGCGTAACCCTGCAGGCCCGGAGGCAGGGGGATGTTGGGGACGACGTTGCGGCAGCCGCGACACTGCAGACACACCTTGGTGGCCTTCGCCTTCACCGCGGTGGCGGAGATGATGATGCCGTGCACCTTCACCAGACGAGACACCTGCTCCGACTACGAGAGGCGAGGACACCACAACACGTGACCGAAAGCTCTGCGAGAAGTACGGAAAAACGGGGCGCGCAGACGAGTGTGCGTGGGTACCTTGAGGCCGCGGATAGACGCGTGATGTGCGTCGCTCTTCAGCGTGACCTGGATGTCCTGGATCGTCTCCTCCCCTGCAGGACGAGGACGAGTCACCTCATCCGCCACCTCCTTCGCAGCCTCCTCCAGCTGTAACAAACGCCAAACAGTCAGAGCAGAGAAATCATGGCAGCtgagcttttttaaaacttttatttcagtTCCGGACTGACCAGAGGCAGGTTCTCAGACGGCAGCTTGTAGAGACAGTCGGACAGATCCTCGTCAAAACTGGCGAGATCCTCCATCTCCACCTCCACCAGAACTCCCCCAGGGTGTAGTGTCTCTTCAGGTCATctctgaataaacaaaaaaaaaaaaaaaaaaattaaaaatacaggaCGAGCGAAAGAGCAGCAGGTACGAAGTCAAAAAGTCACCTCAAATTCACTGACATGAGTAAAAATATTagtttgaaatgtgtgtgtacagtgtcaCTGTCAGCAGGAagtcacacatttaaaaagaaagcagcactacaaaaaaaataaacaaactgaaacattaaagcaaaataaagtaaacatagaataaaatatagacacattacaacaaaaaacattaccCTTAAAGAattattactgaaaaaaaaaatattaccataaaaaggggaaaaaatatcacgaaaaaaactttatcaaaaaaaaggaacatgacccaaaaaaataaacctaaGTGGAATATTACCACAAAAATAAACTActacaaaaagagaaatatcaacaagaaaaattacctcataaatatatacatagatacaaattaaaaaaaaaaagatttcttgatttattattattattcatttcttgaatgaataataataataaatcaagaaatctttttttttc includes these proteins:
- the mcm5 gene encoding LOW QUALITY PROTEIN: DNA replication licensing factor MCM5 (The sequence of the model RefSeq protein was modified relative to this genomic sequence to represent the inferred CDS: inserted 1 base in 1 codon; deleted 1 base in 1 codon) — protein: MSGFDDPGVYYSDSFGGGEGPGGDEGGQKRVQIKKRFREFLRQFRVGTDRTGFTYKYRDDLKRHYTLGEFWXEVEMEDLASFDEDLSDCLYKLPSENLPLLEEAAKEVADEVTRPRPAGEETIQDIQVTLKSDAHHASIRGLKSEQVSRLVKVHGIIISATAVKAKATKVCLQCRGCRNVVPNIPLPPGLQGYALPRKCSSDNPGRVKCPVDPYFIIPDRCVCVDFQTLRLQESPDAVPHGEMPRHLQLYCDRYLCDRVVPGNRVTIMGIYSIKKMAAAKAKGKEKSAGVGIRASYLRVVGIQMDTEGAGRGATGSVSPQEEEELRALAATPNVYASLARSVAPSIYGSDDLKKAITCLLFGGSRKRLPDGLTRRGDINLLMLGDPGTAKSQLLKFVERCSPIGVFIRFYTSGKGSSAAGLTASVLRDPNTRGFIMEGGAMVLADGGVVCIDEFDKMREDDRVAIHEAMEQQTISIAKAGITTTLNSRCSVLAAANSVFGRWDDTKGEDNIDFMPTILSRFDMIFIIKDQHDQQRDMTLARHVMNVHLSAQTQTEGVEGEIPLATFKKYIAYSRVKCGPRLSAAAAEKLKNRYVLMRSGAREHERESDKRPSIPITVRHLEAVVRIAESLAKMKLQAVAGEEEVDEALRLFQVSTLDAALSGSLSGVEGFTSQEDQEMISRVEKQLKRRFAIGSQVSEHSIVQDFTKQKYPEHAIYKVLHLMLRRGELQHRMQRKVLYRVK
- the hmox1a gene encoding heme oxygenase 1a, translated to MENMKSARKDDTGDVGSDLSEQIKAATKENHVRAENTQLMLSYQKGQITLPQYKVLLCSLYQIYKVLEEELDRNCSHPAVAPIYFPQELARLESLESDLEHFLGSDWRKKVIVPAATHRYEQRLRQLGKESPELLVAHAYTRYLGDLSGGQVLGKITQKSLGLSSKDGLSFFSFPGVSSPNRFKQLYRSRMNSIELTAQQRAALLQEAVDAFESNIQVFDDLQKMLSVTTETADQSERSVVKNTLFPSSPIMQFTVGVCVALTTIGMGIYAMSTSTAL